One genomic segment of Rhizobium viscosum includes these proteins:
- a CDS encoding glycoside hydrolase family 172 protein, which yields MTQAGISPLRGLATLRQARTRRFSSYDRTGGNDDRLHIEPGKTVVIAEHAGAGIVTHIWATLACESESFLRKIVLRAYWDGENSPSIEAPIGDFFGMGHAQTGNYASLPMQASPEDGKAFNCYFPMPFSSHMRFTITNEAEHDLLFYYYVDLELHDALEDGLGRFHAQYRQARPKGESEAGLTNEQFLFGGETTDGKESYTILEAEGHGHYVGVLFSVYSRRRSDVWDWYGEGDDMIFIDGEPGLSVPDTVRKPDPRIGPKAALIEPRGESSEGANDAWPPTLHGTGTEDYFNTAWCPTQEYSGPYHGIISAGGPNWTEPVTLYRWHLEDPTIFQKRIRVTIEHGHANRRSDDISSVAFWYQAEPHKPFDALPATEERIPTFRRPYQNWNTAAAAAKKGGSA from the coding sequence ATGACCCAGGCTGGCATTTCGCCGCTGCGCGGGCTTGCGACACTGAGACAGGCAAGGACGCGCCGTTTCTCCAGCTACGACCGCACCGGCGGCAATGACGACAGGCTGCATATCGAGCCCGGCAAGACCGTCGTCATCGCCGAACATGCGGGTGCCGGCATCGTCACCCATATCTGGGCGACGCTTGCCTGCGAGAGCGAAAGCTTCCTGCGCAAGATCGTTCTCCGCGCTTATTGGGATGGCGAGAACAGCCCGAGCATCGAAGCGCCGATCGGCGATTTCTTCGGCATGGGCCATGCGCAGACAGGCAATTATGCAAGCTTGCCGATGCAGGCGAGCCCCGAGGACGGTAAGGCCTTCAACTGCTATTTCCCGATGCCCTTTTCGAGCCACATGCGCTTCACCATTACCAATGAAGCCGAGCATGACCTGCTCTTCTATTACTATGTCGATCTCGAACTGCATGATGCGCTGGAAGACGGGCTCGGCCGCTTTCATGCGCAGTACCGCCAGGCGCGCCCGAAAGGCGAAAGCGAGGCGGGTCTCACCAACGAACAGTTCCTGTTCGGCGGCGAAACGACCGATGGCAAGGAGAGCTACACGATTCTGGAGGCCGAAGGCCACGGCCACTATGTCGGCGTGCTCTTCTCCGTCTATTCGCGCCGCCGCTCCGATGTCTGGGACTGGTACGGCGAAGGCGACGACATGATCTTCATCGATGGCGAGCCGGGGCTTTCGGTGCCGGATACGGTGCGAAAACCCGATCCGCGCATCGGCCCGAAAGCGGCGCTGATCGAGCCGCGCGGCGAAAGCAGCGAAGGAGCGAACGACGCCTGGCCGCCGACGCTGCACGGAACCGGCACGGAAGATTATTTCAACACCGCCTGGTGCCCGACACAGGAGTACAGCGGTCCCTATCACGGCATCATCTCAGCCGGCGGCCCGAACTGGACGGAACCGGTGACGCTCTATCGCTGGCACCTCGAGGACCCCACCATCTTCCAGAAGCGCATCCGCGTGACGATCGAGCACGGCCACGCCAACCGCCGCTCCGACGACATCTCCTCCGTCGCCTTCTGGTACCAGGCAGAGCCGCACAAGCCGTTCGACGCCTTGCCCGCGACGGAAGAGCGTATCCCGACGTTCCGGCGGCCCTACCAGAACTGGAACAC